A genomic segment from Pseudomonas mendocina encodes:
- a CDS encoding glutamine synthetase family protein, with product MNATRVELLDEVRQFRQAHPEVRFVDLICLDIPGHFYGKRYPIEMLEKVAAGSALKLPQNCVLLGAQGGLYEIGDYCFHDGDPDAPRRLIPGTLKLVNWERQPMGQMLISSDGTEAPIEFEPREVLARVVQRLAARGIRPVVAFELEFYLFDKALKDGLPQYPRDDVSGDADDQPNMHIERLSRFAEVLDDISETARLQGIDTTVITAEIGPGQFEINFSHNADPLQAADWSALFCRVTRGVALKHGHRASFMAKPYLQYPGSGMHIHVSLYDEAGDNLLARDEQRPLRHAVAGCLELLPQLMPIYAPNHNSYRRFGAQVNSASKASWGFEDRDACVRIPESDARNLRLEFRLPGADANPYLVLAALLTSIEQGLDAQVEPIAPLNDDRSSGVDFPKDMLDAVRRMQASERVAAGLGSEFVMVYCENKRQDHLAFMHDISPREYRWYL from the coding sequence ATGAACGCCACCCGAGTCGAGCTGCTCGACGAAGTCCGCCAATTCCGCCAGGCCCACCCCGAGGTGCGCTTCGTCGACCTGATCTGTCTGGATATCCCCGGGCATTTCTACGGCAAGCGCTACCCCATCGAGATGCTGGAGAAGGTCGCTGCCGGCAGCGCCCTGAAGTTGCCGCAGAACTGCGTGCTGCTTGGCGCCCAGGGCGGCCTCTACGAGATCGGCGACTACTGCTTCCATGACGGCGACCCGGACGCGCCACGGCGACTGATCCCCGGCACGCTCAAGCTGGTGAACTGGGAGCGTCAGCCGATGGGGCAGATGCTGATCAGCTCCGATGGCACCGAGGCGCCCATCGAGTTCGAGCCGCGTGAGGTGCTGGCGCGCGTGGTGCAGCGCCTGGCGGCACGTGGCATTCGCCCGGTGGTGGCCTTCGAGCTGGAGTTCTATCTATTCGACAAGGCGCTCAAGGACGGCTTGCCACAGTACCCGCGCGATGACGTGAGCGGGGATGCCGACGATCAGCCGAACATGCATATCGAGCGGCTCTCGCGCTTTGCCGAGGTGCTCGACGACATCAGCGAGACCGCGCGTCTGCAGGGCATCGACACCACGGTGATCACCGCCGAGATCGGCCCGGGGCAGTTCGAGATCAACTTCAGCCACAACGCCGACCCGCTGCAGGCTGCCGACTGGTCGGCGCTGTTCTGCCGGGTGACCCGTGGGGTGGCGCTCAAGCATGGTCATCGCGCCAGCTTCATGGCCAAGCCCTACCTGCAGTATCCGGGCAGCGGCATGCACATCCACGTCAGCCTCTACGATGAGGCGGGCGACAACCTGCTGGCGCGTGACGAGCAGCGTCCGTTGCGCCATGCCGTGGCCGGCTGCCTGGAACTGCTGCCGCAGCTGATGCCGATCTACGCGCCGAACCACAACAGCTACCGTCGCTTTGGCGCCCAGGTGAACTCGGCGAGCAAGGCCAGCTGGGGCTTCGAGGATCGCGACGCCTGCGTGCGCATCCCCGAGTCCGACGCGCGCAACCTGCGCCTGGAATTCCGCCTGCCGGGCGCCGATGCCAACCCCTATCTGGTGCTGGCGGCATTGCTGACCAGTATCGAGCAGGGCCTCGACGCCCAGGTCGAGCCCATCGCACCCCTGAATGACGACCGCTCCAGCGGCGTCGACTTTCCCAAGGACATGCTCGACGCCGTGCGCCGCATGCAGGCCAGCGAGCGCGTCGCCGCCGGCCTCGGCAGCGAGTTCGTCATGGTTTATTGCGAGAACAAACGCCAGGATCACCTGGCCTTCATGCACGACATCAGCCCGCGCGAATACCGCTGGTACCTGTGA
- a CDS encoding aspartate aminotransferase family protein: protein MNNSKTAHWQALSQAHHLAPFSDYKQLAEKGPRIITEAKGVHLWDSEGNKILDGMAGLWCVAVGYGREELVAAASKQMLQLPFYNTFFQTAHPPVLELAHAISQLAPAGMNHVFFTGSGSEGNDTMLRLVRHYWACKGQPQKKIIIGRDNGYHGSTVAGASLGGMKFMHEQGDLPIPGIAHIPQPYWFGEGGDMTPDAFGIWAADQLEKKILELGEENVAAFIAEPIQGAGGVIIPPDSYWPRIKEILAKYDILFVADEVICGFGRTGEWFGSQHYGLKPDLMTIAKGLTSGYVPMGGLIVSDKVFEVIEAHGDFNHGFTYSGHPVAAAVGLENLRILKEEGIVERVKAETSPYLQKRLRELADHPLVGEVRGVGMLGAIELVRDKATRKRFSGDVGVGMVCRGYCFNNGLIMRAVGDTMIIAPPLVISQAEVDELVEKARKCLDLTWEQVRSLA from the coding sequence ATGAATAACTCGAAAACCGCACACTGGCAGGCGCTGAGCCAGGCTCACCACCTGGCGCCGTTCAGTGATTACAAGCAGCTGGCCGAGAAGGGCCCGCGCATCATCACTGAGGCCAAAGGTGTGCACCTGTGGGACAGCGAGGGCAACAAGATCCTCGATGGCATGGCCGGCCTGTGGTGCGTGGCCGTCGGCTATGGCCGCGAGGAACTGGTCGCTGCAGCTTCCAAACAGATGTTGCAGCTGCCGTTCTACAACACCTTCTTCCAGACCGCGCACCCACCGGTGCTGGAGCTGGCCCATGCCATCTCCCAGCTGGCGCCGGCCGGCATGAACCACGTGTTCTTCACCGGCTCCGGCTCGGAAGGCAACGACACCATGCTGCGTCTGGTACGCCACTACTGGGCATGCAAGGGGCAGCCGCAGAAGAAAATCATTATCGGCCGCGACAATGGCTACCACGGCTCCACCGTGGCCGGCGCCAGCCTCGGCGGCATGAAGTTCATGCACGAGCAGGGCGACCTGCCGATTCCGGGTATTGCGCATATCCCGCAGCCGTACTGGTTCGGCGAGGGCGGTGATATGACCCCGGACGCCTTCGGTATCTGGGCGGCCGACCAACTGGAGAAGAAAATTCTCGAACTGGGCGAGGAAAACGTGGCGGCCTTTATCGCCGAGCCGATCCAGGGCGCCGGTGGCGTGATCATTCCGCCGGACAGCTACTGGCCGCGCATCAAGGAAATCCTCGCCAAGTACGACATTCTCTTCGTCGCCGACGAGGTGATCTGCGGTTTCGGCCGTACCGGCGAGTGGTTCGGCAGCCAGCATTACGGTCTCAAGCCTGACCTGATGACCATCGCCAAGGGCCTGACCTCGGGCTACGTGCCGATGGGCGGGTTGATCGTCAGCGACAAGGTGTTCGAGGTGATCGAAGCGCACGGCGACTTCAACCACGGCTTCACCTATTCCGGCCACCCGGTGGCGGCGGCGGTGGGGCTGGAGAACCTGCGCATTCTCAAGGAAGAAGGCATCGTCGAGCGGGTCAAGGCAGAAACCTCGCCCTATCTGCAAAAGCGCCTGCGTGAGCTGGCCGATCACCCGTTGGTGGGCGAAGTGCGCGGCGTCGGCATGCTTGGCGCCATCGAACTGGTGCGGGACAAGGCCACGCGCAAGCGCTTCTCGGGTGATGTGGGCGTGGGCATGGTGTGTCGTGGCTACTGCTTCAACAACGGTCTGATCATGCGCGCCGTGGGCGACACCATGATCATCGCGCCGCCTTTGGTAATCAGCCAGGCGGAAGTGGATGAGCTGGTGGAGAAGGCGCGCAAATGCCTGGATCTGACCTGGGAACAGGTGCGTAGCTTGGCGTAA
- a CDS encoding alpha/beta hydrolase: MNISRTLTAGLLALAINSSFAAGSPGVERTTQGFLDALAAGGGQPLESLSPKDARAVLVGAQAGVKVDVSGIVVDTKVIQVNSQSLTLKVVRPEGARGILPGFMFFHGGGWVLGDYPTHERLIRDLVVGSGAAAIYVDYTPSPEAKYPTAINQAYAATQWVADNGSQIGVDGSRLAVAGNSVGGNMAAVVAIKAKEAGTPKLRAQVLLWPVTDANFNNASYNQFAEGHFLTRGMMEWFWNNYTTDPKQRNEIYASPLRASLEQLKGLPPALVQTAEMDVLRDEGEAYARRLNAAGVPVTAVRYNGMIHDYGLLNVVAEVPAVRTALDQAAQTLKNSLK, encoded by the coding sequence ATGAACATTTCTCGCACTCTGACCGCCGGGCTGCTCGCCCTGGCCATCAACAGCAGCTTCGCCGCCGGCAGCCCCGGCGTGGAACGTACCACTCAAGGCTTCCTCGATGCCCTGGCCGCTGGCGGCGGGCAGCCGCTGGAAAGCCTTTCGCCGAAAGACGCCCGTGCCGTGCTGGTCGGCGCTCAGGCCGGGGTCAAGGTGGATGTGTCAGGTATCGTCGTCGACACCAAGGTGATTCAGGTGAATAGCCAGTCGCTCACCCTCAAGGTGGTGCGTCCTGAAGGCGCTCGCGGCATTCTGCCCGGCTTCATGTTCTTCCACGGCGGTGGCTGGGTACTGGGTGATTATCCGACCCACGAACGCCTGATCCGCGACCTGGTGGTGGGCTCTGGCGCGGCGGCGATCTACGTCGATTACACGCCGTCGCCTGAGGCCAAGTACCCGACCGCGATCAATCAGGCCTATGCCGCGACCCAATGGGTCGCCGACAACGGCAGCCAGATCGGTGTCGACGGTTCGCGCCTGGCCGTGGCCGGCAACAGTGTTGGCGGCAACATGGCTGCTGTGGTGGCCATCAAGGCCAAGGAAGCCGGTACGCCGAAACTGCGCGCTCAGGTGCTGCTGTGGCCGGTGACCGACGCCAACTTCAACAATGCGTCGTACAACCAGTTCGCCGAAGGCCACTTCCTGACTCGCGGCATGATGGAATGGTTCTGGAACAACTACACCACCGACCCGAAACAGCGTAACGAGATCTATGCCTCGCCCCTGCGCGCCAGCCTCGAACAACTCAAAGGTCTGCCGCCGGCTCTGGTGCAGACTGCCGAGATGGACGTGCTGCGCGACGAAGGCGAAGCCTACGCCCGCCGCCTGAACGCTGCCGGCGTGCCGGTGACCGCCGTGCGCTACAACGGCATGATCCACGACTACGGCCTGCTCAATGTCGTGGCTGAAGTACCAGCGGTACGCACTGCCCTGGATCAGGCCGCGCAGACGCTGAAGAACAGCCTCAAGTAA
- a CDS encoding DUF2790 domain-containing protein: MKTRTLFATALTAIALSASLTTLAHSAEATPYRYGQNLDIAKVISIDVPNSPQCEVVTAQMTYRNSAGDVKVLDYEQLSSVCTNQN, encoded by the coding sequence ATGAAAACCCGCACCCTGTTCGCCACCGCACTGACCGCCATCGCACTCAGCGCGTCGCTCACCACCCTCGCCCACAGCGCCGAGGCCACGCCCTACCGCTACGGCCAGAACCTGGATATCGCCAAGGTGATTTCCATCGACGTGCCCAATAGCCCGCAGTGCGAAGTGGTGACAGCGCAGATGACCTACCGCAACAGCGCGGGTGACGTGAAGGTTCTCGACTACGAACAACTCTCCAGCGTTTGCACCAACCAGAACTGA
- a CDS encoding organic hydroperoxide resistance protein, whose amino-acid sequence MTIENVLYRATAEAFGGREGRAVSSDGVLDIALTTPKELGGAGGNGTNPEQLFAAGYSACFLGALKFVAARDKLSIPADTFIEGTVGIGAIPTGFGIEVELRISLPGLAPEAAQTLVDRAHIVCPYSNATRGNIDVTLTIV is encoded by the coding sequence ATGACTATCGAAAACGTTCTCTACCGTGCAACCGCTGAAGCCTTTGGTGGCCGTGAAGGCCGCGCCGTTTCCTCCGACGGCGTCCTCGATATCGCCCTGACCACCCCAAAAGAGCTTGGTGGCGCCGGCGGTAACGGTACCAACCCGGAGCAGCTGTTCGCGGCCGGCTATTCCGCCTGCTTCCTCGGCGCCCTGAAATTCGTCGCCGCCCGCGACAAGCTGAGCATCCCGGCTGACACCTTCATCGAGGGCACCGTCGGCATCGGCGCCATCCCCACCGGCTTCGGCATCGAAGTGGAACTGCGCATCAGCCTGCCCGGCCTGGCCCCGGAAGCCGCACAAACCCTGGTGGATCGCGCGCACATCGTTTGCCCGTACTCCAATGCCACCCGCGGCAACATCGACGTCACCCTGACCATCGTCTGA
- a CDS encoding MarR family winged helix-turn-helix transcriptional regulator, which produces MTTQVEPCAELMLDNQLCFALYSTSLMMTKTYKPLLQALGLTYPQYLAMLVLWENEGITVSEISARMLTDPGSLTPLLKRLESEGLLQRQRSSQDERVVQLYLTDKGRALHEQAKALPACILKASALSVEQLSKLRDDLIELRGHLQDAL; this is translated from the coding sequence ATGACCACCCAAGTGGAGCCCTGCGCCGAGCTGATGCTGGATAACCAGCTGTGCTTCGCCCTCTATTCCACCTCACTGATGATGACCAAGACCTACAAGCCGCTGTTGCAGGCGCTCGGTCTCACCTATCCGCAGTACCTGGCCATGCTGGTGCTATGGGAAAACGAGGGCATCACCGTCAGCGAGATCAGCGCACGCATGCTGACCGACCCGGGTTCGCTGACACCTCTGCTCAAGCGCCTGGAAAGCGAAGGCCTGTTGCAACGCCAGCGCAGCAGTCAGGATGAACGTGTAGTGCAGCTGTACCTGACCGACAAAGGTCGCGCTCTGCACGAACAAGCCAAAGCATTGCCTGCCTGCATCCTCAAGGCTTCAGCGTTGAGTGTGGAGCAGTTGAGCAAGCTGCGTGATGACCTGATCGAACTGCGCGGCCACCTGCAAGACGCCCTCTGA
- a CDS encoding I78 family peptidase inhibitor: protein MNLKTRFSLILTAALFAAGCSNTAEKSEPAATPADANQGCTSSAVENLKGKTATPELLEQARQQAGASTARILTPNSVVTLEYNGQRLNLNVDDQRVITRVSCG, encoded by the coding sequence TTGAACCTCAAGACTCGTTTCAGCCTGATTCTCACCGCTGCCCTGTTCGCAGCCGGCTGCAGCAACACGGCGGAAAAATCCGAACCGGCGGCCACGCCTGCCGACGCCAACCAGGGCTGCACCTCCTCTGCAGTCGAAAACCTCAAGGGCAAGACCGCAACCCCGGAGCTGCTCGAACAGGCACGCCAGCAGGCGGGCGCCAGCACGGCACGCATTCTGACACCCAACAGCGTGGTGACCTTGGAATACAATGGTCAGCGCCTTAACCTCAACGTCGATGATCAGCGAGTGATCACCCGCGTATCCTGCGGTTGA